One window of Methanogenium organophilum genomic DNA carries:
- a CDS encoding site-specific integrase: MFTGMRYEEYLRFLDKQQWFYLERSAIHLPREASLKQKRTQPERYVQLSNYALLITERLFDQELPRLTRQGWRKALLKAAEMADISTDGITPKMTRKTWESWLVCCYPALTMQIALSQGHTNITAMNHYLNLSFSPSEKEDMKKYVNGFGGVSI; this comes from the coding sequence ATGTTTACGGGAATGCGATATGAAGAATATTTACGCTTTCTGGACAAACAGCAGTGGTTTTACCTGGAACGTTCAGCTATCCATCTCCCCCGTGAGGCATCATTGAAACAGAAACGGACGCAGCCTGAACGATATGTTCAATTGTCAAACTATGCCCTCCTTATTACTGAACGTCTGTTTGACCAGGAACTCCCAAGGTTGACCCGACAAGGCTGGAGAAAGGCCCTCCTGAAGGCCGCTGAGATGGCTGATATTTCGACCGATGGTATTACCCCTAAAATGACACGAAAGACATGGGAGTCATGGCTGGTGTGCTGCTATCCGGCTCTTACGATGCAGATTGCACTGTCCCAGGGTCATACGAATATCACAGCAATGAATCATTATCTGAACCTTTCATTCAGCCCTTCGGAAAAAGAGGATATGAAGAAGTATGTTAATGGATTTGGCGGGGTTTCGATTTAG
- a CDS encoding PEGA domain-containing protein — protein MQVSSSPSGAAVYVNSVYYGTTPHTVSNLPAGNNDLRLTYSGYKDYQDTINIVAGQTQTTYASLTAEVTYGTLSVSSTPSGAAVYVNSVYYGTTPQTVSNLPAGNNNLRLTYSGYKDYQDTINIVAGQTQTTYASLTAEVTYGTLSVSSTPSNANIYLDGAYKGTAPRTISGISEGVHTLEITMPGYQEWANTIQIHANQVSYVTATLTADPQATTGSISISSNPSYASVYVDSIYYGTTNPGCALLANNIAAGNHVVTLTKAGYVNYTTPVSVTAGTTSTVDASLAASGGVPGIEWQKCLGGSSDDYAYSTVQTTDGGYAVAGYTLSADGDVSGKHNGYDSWVVKLSSTGTIVWQKCLGGSNDDRARSIVQTADGGYAVAGYTYSDDSDVSGNHGGYDYWVVKLSSTGTIVWQKCLSGSSWDYARSIVQTVDGGYAVAGYTTSTDGDVSGNHGSGDYWVVKLEGSGSVAAPVAAFTAGVTSGTAPLTVQFTDRSSGGPTEWHWSFGDGATSDEQNPVHVYTADGTYTVTLAVNGGEDTFTRPDFIIVTSPLLGDANNDGEVNQADTLRVLKEVVGFTPKPSPGTDQFTKTDVHTNSVIDVGDAMFIAQYNVGLRDAWFALRI, from the coding sequence ATCCAGGTAAGCTCCTCACCATCCGGTGCAGCAGTCTATGTGAACAGTGTTTACTATGGTACGACCCCACACACAGTATCCAACCTCCCTGCAGGGAACAATGACCTGAGGCTTACCTATTCAGGATATAAGGACTACCAGGATACGATCAACATCGTCGCCGGACAGACCCAGACCACCTATGCGTCCCTGACAGCAGAAGTGACATATGGTACGCTTTCTGTTTCCAGCACCCCATCCGGTGCAGCAGTCTATGTGAACAGTGTATACTATGGTACAACCCCACAAACGGTCTCAAACCTCCCTGCTGGAAATAACAACCTGAGGCTTACCTATTCAGGATATAAGGACTACCAGGATACGATCAACATCGTCGCTGGACAGACCCAGACCACCTATGCGTCCCTGACAGCAGAAGTGACATATGGTACGCTTTCTGTTTCCAGCACCCCATCCAATGCAAACATCTACCTGGATGGTGCATACAAGGGTACAGCCCCACGGACCATCAGCGGAATCTCCGAGGGTGTACACACTCTTGAGATCACCATGCCTGGCTACCAGGAATGGGCAAACACTATCCAGATACATGCAAACCAGGTTAGCTATGTGACAGCGACACTCACTGCAGACCCACAGGCTACCACAGGTTCTATCTCAATCTCCTCAAATCCGTCGTATGCCTCAGTCTATGTTGACAGCATCTACTATGGTACAACCAACCCCGGCTGTGCCTTACTCGCAAACAATATTGCAGCCGGCAACCACGTGGTGACCCTGACGAAGGCCGGTTACGTGAACTACACGACACCAGTCTCAGTGACTGCAGGAACAACGAGTACTGTGGATGCCAGCCTAGCAGCCTCTGGAGGGGTCCCCGGTATTGAGTGGCAGAAGTGTCTCGGTGGGAGCAGTGATGATTATGCATACAGCACCGTCCAGACCACGGACGGCGGGTATGCAGTGGCTGGTTATACCTTATCAGCCGACGGCGACGTGAGCGGGAAACATAACGGCTATGATTCATGGGTGGTCAAGCTCAGTTCCACAGGTACCATAGTGTGGCAGAAGTGTCTCGGTGGGAGCAATGATGATCGCGCACGCAGCATCGTCCAGACCGCGGACGGCGGATACGCAGTGGCTGGTTATACCTATTCAGACGACAGCGACGTGAGCGGGAACCATGGCGGATATGATTACTGGGTGGTCAAGCTCAGTTCCACAGGTACCATAGTGTGGCAGAAGTGTCTCAGTGGGAGCAGTTGGGATTATGCACGCAGCATCGTCCAGACCGTGGACGGCGGATACGCAGTGGCTGGTTATACCACTTCAACCGACGGCGACGTGAGCGGGAACCATGGCAGCGGTGATTACTGGGTGGTGAAACTGGAGGGCAGTGGTTCGGTTGCTGCACCGGTGGCGGCCTTCACCGCCGGCGTCACCAGTGGAACTGCCCCCCTCACTGTGCAGTTCACCGATCGCTCTTCCGGCGGGCCGACGGAATGGCACTGGTCCTTCGGCGATGGCGCAACTTCTGACGAACAAAACCCGGTACACGTCTATACTGCTGATGGCACCTATACGGTCACCCTCGCGGTGAATGGAGGTGAGGACACCTTCACACGGCCCGACTTTATCATAGTTACTTCACCCCTGCTTGGTGATGCCAATAACGATGGAGAGGTAAACCAGGCTGACACCCTGCGGGTGCTCAAGGAGGTGGTCGGTTTCACCCCGAAACCTTCACCTGGGACTGACCAGTTCACCAAGACCGACGTCCACACAAACAGTGTGATCGATGTGGGAGACGCCATGTTCATCGCCCAATATAACGTAGGGCTGCGGGATGCGTGGTTTGCGTTGAGAATATAG
- a CDS encoding peptidase associated/transthyretin-like domain-containing protein — MVRKFYVLIISMLIIAAAVPAALAATTIGGDQGWYDVYTNVDGCSIYFDGEYKGVTTGGVLSVGVYSTAAPYSTVRAEKSGYSSASQSLPATPSPGEHQSVYLTLNPNTPTT, encoded by the coding sequence ATGGTACGAAAATTTTACGTGCTTATCATAAGCATGCTCATCATCGCTGCTGCAGTCCCTGCTGCACTGGCTGCGACCACCATAGGCGGTGACCAGGGATGGTATGACGTCTACACCAATGTGGATGGCTGTTCCATCTACTTTGACGGAGAATACAAGGGAGTAACCACAGGTGGAGTCCTGAGTGTCGGAGTGTATTCCACCGCAGCTCCATACAGCACCGTGAGGGCGGAAAAGTCCGGCTACTCGTCTGCATCACAGTCTCTCCCAGCAACACCAAGTCCGGGAGAACACCAGTCTGTCTACCTGACGTTAAACCCAAATACACCCACAACCTGA
- a CDS encoding PEGA domain-containing protein: MISAVSAGSHTVMVCLFGYNYSVSTVTVNFGQTTTVSAEISPSGTGYGTLSVTSSPNGAEVYFNNAKAGITPVISNEVMSGSYTMTVRLSGYTEWT, from the coding sequence ATAATCAGTGCAGTTTCTGCAGGCAGCCATACCGTCATGGTCTGCCTCTTCGGGTATAATTATTCAGTCTCGACAGTCACCGTCAACTTTGGCCAGACCACAACGGTGAGTGCCGAAATCTCCCCATCAGGCACCGGATACGGAACGCTCTCTGTCACCTCATCCCCGAATGGTGCAGAGGTGTATTTCAATAATGCAAAGGCAGGCATTACCCCTGTTATCTCAAATGAAGTAATGTCTGGATCATATACCATGACAGTCCGGCTTTCAGGCTACACGGAATGGACATAG
- a CDS encoding PEGA domain-containing protein: protein MWDHLGLQFTVQGQYLDGNFRGTTTQTIGSLTAGPYFVELTRLGYQDWIGSVRVYPSQVTSVSPTQIPVQSPTTGALSIT, encoded by the coding sequence ATGTGGGATCATCTCGGTCTCCAGTTCACCGTCCAAGGCCAATATCTGGATGGGAATTTCCGCGGCACAACAACCCAGACGATAGGTAGCCTCACCGCAGGGCCATACTTTGTCGAACTCACCAGACTCGGATATCAGGACTGGATCGGGTCAGTGCGGGTTTATCCGAGTCAGGTCACCTCTGTCTCCCCGACACAGATACCAGTGCAGTCACCGACAACAGGTGCTCTATCTATCACATAA
- a CDS encoding dockerin type I domain-containing protein — protein MNGGEDTFTQSDFIRVTSLLLGDANDNGEVNQADTLRVLKEVVVFTPKPSPGTDLFTKTDVHANGVIDVGDAIFIAQYNIGLRNAWFALRI, from the coding sequence GTGAATGGGGGTGAAGACACATTCACACAGTCTGACTTCATCAGAGTTACTTCACTCCTGCTTGGCGATGCAAACGACAATGGTGAGGTAAACCAAGCCGATACCCTGCGGGTGCTCAAGGAGGTGGTCGTTTTCACCCCGAAACCTTCACCTGGAACCGACTTGTTCACCAAGACCGACGTCCATGCAAATGGTGTGATTGATGTGGGAGATGCAATTTTCATCGCCCAATATAACATAGGGCTGCGGAATGCGTGGTTTGCGTTGAGAATATAG
- a CDS encoding PKD domain-containing protein, with the protein MSTDQNPIHTYTDESTYTVSLTSTNDAGSDTETKLGYVIATVPPLEANFNVNITGGKAPLTVQFTDTSTGAPDTWNWTFGDVALTNKTRYMSILPMASIQSPLR; encoded by the coding sequence ATCTCAACGGATCAGAACCCAATCCACACCTATACTGATGAAAGCACCTACACGGTCTCACTTACCTCAACCAATGACGCGGGAAGTGACACTGAAACAAAGTTGGGATACGTCATTGCCACCGTTCCTCCACTTGAAGCAAATTTCAATGTCAATATTACTGGTGGCAAAGCTCCTCTCACCGTGCAGTTCACTGACACCTCTACGGGCGCTCCTGACACCTGGAACTGGACATTTGGCGATGTTGCTCTAACGAACAAAACCCGGTACATGTCTATACTTCCGATGGCATCTATACAGTCACCCTTGCGGTGA
- a CDS encoding DEAD/DEAH box helicase — protein MKFQTILNKHRDISFSEVEKGNRFERLMQGYLLTNPIYENKFETVWLWNEFPFKHELGGSDTGIDIVALTKDNEYWAIQCKCYQEDTPISKGDVDSFLATSSREFSTGNSEKVRFSHRLWISTTNKWGKNAEEALHNQNPPVSRINLLDLETAPIDWESLDKGIFGPKARLAKKTIRPHQKEAMDNVHEHFLEEDRGKLIMACGTGKTYTALKIAENETEGKGLILVLVPSIALMGQTLTEWYYDAEEPINAVCICSDTEVSKKKGIKNDIDTTSVVNLALPASTNVDNIIRQFEHIGKNGTDGLTVVFSTYQSIDVISKAQTILGNIFDLIVCDEAHRTTGVTLAGNDESAFVKVHDNEFLKAKKRLYMTATPRIFSDDSKSKADTHDAVLCSMDDETLYGQEMYRIGFGQAVDEGLLADYKVLILTLSDKDISPSVQKMVADDEHSISADDASKLIGCVNALSKQILGDEGIIKETDPLPMKRAVAFCQTIRVSKEITVNFNDVPEKYIADLPEDIQENILNVKSRHVDGTMNATARDNLLGWLKEDSEECRILTNVRCLSEGVDVPSLDAVMFLSARNSQIDVVQSVGRVMRLSEGKKYGYIIIPVIVPSDIPAERALNDNSRYKVVWTVLNALRAHDDRFNATVNKIDLNKKKPTNILVGRPEISFDDKGNPVFVEDEERDKTIQTQLQLQFEELQSVVFARMVNKVGDRLYWEQWAKSVADIAEKQIGRINNLVKNEDIKDTFDEFLSGLQQNINPSITREQAIEMLSQHMITKPVFEAIFQDYSFAEHNPISKSMQRMIDLLETQAIEKDTQSLDSFYESVKMRVSNIDNAEGRQRVIVELYDKFFKSAFPKMVEQLGIVYTPVEVVDFIVHSVDDVLRNEFDRSLTDENVHILDPFTGTGTFITRLLQSGLINPEDLQRKYLSEIHANELVLLAYYIAAINIENTYHDLLPETKEYQSFDGICLTDTFQLGEFKEGEHLISEFFPKNSERVNAQQKTPITVIMSNPPYSVGQKSANDNAQNMSYPILEKRITDTYAKDSSANLKQSLYDAYIKAFRWSSDRLDENHGGIICFVSNGSWLDGNAHDGFRKNLEKEFNSIYVFNLRGNQRTSGELSRKEGGKIFGSGSRTTVSITLLVKNPQKNNKKTTIYYHDIGDYLNREEKLTIIKKYGTVENPEMDWDILTPNKEGDWINQRNNAFNEYLSIGDKKGNDTNKSYFVPFYSRGLATSKDAWCYNSKKSELIQNIKETINFYNSQVDVFSLKKSQNKKLIAEDFICYDSTKFGWTREHKKDINQLKKYTFDSNSVQTSIYRPFFKQFLYFNRQLNNMVNQIPKLYPTSESENKVICVSGIGGNKENSALITDAIPDLNCLDAGTQCFPLYYYEELGNKKNREINPSQKTIFEADEPEPLNKYIKRDGVSDFIFEKAKKQYGESSLTKEDIFYYVYGILHCPNYRKTFSNDLKKMLPRIPLVENITDFWSFSKAGRKLANLHLNYETVPPCSDVKVTGTEGEYFIVNKMKFPKKGQKDTIIYNNTISITEIPDKAYQYIVNGKSAVEWIMERYQISTHKDSGITNDPNDWAKEVGNPRYILDLLLSVINVSVQTVDIVDGLPELKFE, from the coding sequence ATGAAATTCCAAACCATCTTAAACAAACATCGGGATATCTCTTTTTCAGAAGTTGAGAAAGGCAATCGCTTTGAACGACTTATGCAGGGATACTTACTAACAAACCCGATATATGAAAATAAATTTGAAACGGTTTGGTTATGGAATGAATTCCCATTTAAACATGAACTTGGTGGTTCTGATACAGGTATTGATATTGTTGCTTTAACGAAAGATAACGAATATTGGGCAATTCAGTGTAAATGCTATCAAGAAGACACTCCGATTAGCAAAGGAGATGTAGATTCTTTTTTAGCAACATCGAGTCGAGAATTTTCAACAGGAAATAGTGAAAAAGTCAGATTTTCACATCGTCTTTGGATATCTACAACAAATAAATGGGGGAAGAACGCTGAAGAAGCTCTACACAATCAGAATCCCCCTGTCTCACGGATTAATCTGCTTGATTTAGAAACTGCTCCTATTGACTGGGAAAGTCTGGATAAAGGAATATTTGGTCCTAAGGCACGACTAGCCAAAAAAACGATTAGACCTCATCAAAAAGAAGCTATGGATAATGTTCATGAGCATTTTCTGGAGGAAGATAGAGGAAAGCTCATTATGGCTTGTGGGACCGGCAAGACATACACCGCCTTAAAAATTGCTGAGAACGAAACAGAGGGTAAAGGCTTAATTCTGGTCTTAGTTCCTTCTATTGCTCTTATGGGGCAGACTTTAACTGAATGGTATTATGATGCTGAGGAACCCATCAATGCCGTTTGTATCTGCTCTGACACTGAAGTTTCAAAGAAGAAAGGCATAAAAAATGATATAGATACTACGAGTGTGGTAAACTTAGCCTTACCAGCGAGTACTAATGTTGACAATATAATAAGACAATTTGAACACATCGGAAAAAACGGGACCGATGGACTTACCGTTGTTTTTTCGACCTATCAAAGCATAGATGTAATTTCAAAGGCGCAAACAATTCTGGGAAATATTTTTGATCTTATTGTTTGTGATGAGGCCCACCGTACTACAGGGGTTACTTTAGCTGGAAATGATGAATCTGCTTTTGTAAAGGTACATGATAATGAATTTTTAAAGGCAAAAAAACGCCTTTACATGACCGCCACGCCCCGTATTTTTAGTGATGATAGTAAAAGTAAGGCGGATACACACGATGCTGTCCTCTGCTCCATGGATGATGAAACTCTGTATGGGCAAGAGATGTACAGAATTGGTTTTGGTCAGGCAGTGGATGAAGGATTACTTGCCGACTATAAGGTGTTAATTCTTACTTTAAGTGATAAGGATATTTCTCCATCTGTACAAAAAATGGTGGCTGACGATGAGCATTCAATAAGTGCCGATGATGCTTCCAAGCTCATAGGTTGTGTCAATGCTTTATCAAAACAGATCTTAGGTGACGAAGGAATTATAAAAGAGACAGATCCTCTTCCAATGAAAAGGGCTGTAGCCTTTTGTCAAACAATTAGAGTCAGCAAAGAAATTACAGTCAATTTCAATGACGTTCCTGAGAAATATATTGCCGATTTACCTGAAGATATACAAGAAAATATTCTCAATGTGAAGTCTCGCCATGTTGATGGAACGATGAATGCAACAGCCCGCGACAATTTATTAGGGTGGTTGAAAGAAGACAGTGAAGAGTGCCGGATACTTACGAATGTCAGATGTTTAAGTGAAGGTGTAGATGTCCCTTCTTTAGATGCGGTGATGTTTTTATCTGCACGTAATTCTCAGATTGATGTTGTTCAGTCTGTTGGTCGTGTAATGAGGCTTTCTGAAGGGAAAAAGTATGGCTACATAATTATCCCTGTAATCGTTCCAAGCGATATTCCTGCTGAAAGGGCATTAAATGATAATTCACGATATAAAGTCGTCTGGACTGTTTTAAATGCTCTCAGGGCTCATGATGACCGTTTTAATGCCACGGTTAACAAGATTGATCTTAATAAGAAAAAACCTACCAATATTTTAGTTGGAAGACCTGAAATCAGCTTTGATGATAAGGGGAATCCTGTTTTTGTCGAAGATGAAGAGAGAGACAAAACCATACAAACACAATTACAATTGCAGTTTGAAGAGCTACAAAGTGTGGTTTTTGCCCGCATGGTCAATAAAGTTGGGGACCGCCTTTATTGGGAACAATGGGCTAAAAGTGTCGCAGATATTGCTGAAAAGCAAATAGGCCGCATAAACAATCTGGTAAAGAATGAGGATATCAAAGATACTTTTGATGAGTTTTTATCAGGACTTCAGCAAAATATTAATCCCTCAATTACCAGGGAACAGGCTATTGAGATGTTATCACAACATATGATAACCAAACCTGTTTTTGAAGCTATTTTTCAAGACTATTCCTTTGCAGAACATAATCCGATATCAAAATCAATGCAACGAATGATTGATTTGTTAGAAACCCAGGCGATTGAAAAAGATACTCAAAGCTTGGATAGTTTCTATGAATCCGTGAAAATGAGGGTATCTAATATCGATAATGCTGAGGGCAGACAGCGTGTAATCGTCGAGCTTTACGACAAATTCTTTAAATCCGCTTTCCCAAAGATGGTCGAACAGCTTGGTATTGTGTACACCCCTGTGGAAGTGGTGGACTTTATTGTGCATTCTGTTGATGATGTTTTGCGGAATGAATTTGATAGAAGTCTTACCGACGAAAATGTTCATATCCTTGATCCATTTACCGGCACTGGCACATTCATCACCAGATTGCTTCAAAGTGGACTGATAAACCCTGAAGATTTACAACGCAAATATTTGAGTGAAATACACGCCAACGAACTCGTTTTGCTGGCATATTATATCGCTGCCATCAACATCGAAAATACCTATCACGATTTATTACCAGAGACAAAGGAATACCAGAGTTTTGACGGCATTTGCTTAACAGATACTTTCCAGTTGGGCGAGTTCAAAGAAGGTGAGCACCTTATTTCTGAATTCTTCCCTAAAAATAGTGAACGAGTAAATGCCCAACAAAAGACACCCATAACGGTGATAATGAGCAATCCTCCTTATTCAGTTGGGCAGAAGTCAGCTAATGATAATGCTCAGAATATGTCATATCCAATTCTGGAAAAACGCATTACTGACACTTATGCCAAAGATTCATCTGCCAATTTAAAACAGTCATTATACGATGCTTATATCAAGGCTTTTCGCTGGTCATCTGACAGGCTGGATGAAAATCATGGTGGTATAATCTGTTTTGTTTCCAATGGTAGTTGGCTTGATGGTAATGCTCATGATGGCTTTAGAAAGAATTTGGAAAAAGAATTTAACAGCATTTATGTCTTTAATTTGCGAGGAAACCAACGAACCTCTGGAGAGTTAAGTAGAAAAGAAGGAGGGAAAATATTTGGTTCTGGATCAAGAACCACGGTATCTATAACGTTACTCGTTAAAAACCCACAAAAAAACAATAAAAAAACTACCATCTATTATCATGATATTGGAGATTACCTAAATAGAGAAGAAAAGCTGACAATCATTAAAAAATATGGGACAGTAGAGAATCCTGAAATGGATTGGGATATTCTAACACCAAATAAAGAAGGTGACTGGATTAATCAGCGAAATAATGCCTTTAATGAATATCTCTCCATTGGAGACAAAAAAGGGAATGATACTAATAAATCATATTTTGTACCTTTTTATTCGAGGGGTTTGGCTACATCTAAAGATGCTTGGTGTTATAATTCCAAAAAAAGTGAATTAATTCAAAATATAAAGGAGACTATTAATTTTTATAATTCTCAAGTAGATGTATTTTCCTTAAAGAAATCTCAAAATAAAAAATTAATTGCAGAAGATTTTATTTGTTACGATTCAACAAAATTTGGCTGGACAAGAGAACATAAAAAGGACATTAATCAACTAAAAAAATATACTTTTGATAGTAATTCGGTTCAAACAAGTATTTATAGACCATTTTTTAAGCAATTTCTCTATTTTAATCGCCAGTTAAATAATATGGTTAATCAAATCCCTAAACTTTACCCTACTTCGGAAAGTGAAAATAAGGTAATTTGCGTATCGGGAATTGGAGGAAATAAAGAGAATAGTGCTCTAATTACTGATGCAATCCCAGATTTAAATTGCCTTGACGCTGGCACTCAATGTTTTCCCCTGTATTATTATGAAGAATTAGGAAATAAGAAAAACAGAGAAATAAATCCGTCTCAGAAAACAATTTTTGAAGCAGACGAACCCGAACCATTGAATAAATATATCAAGCGAGATGGGGTAAGTGATTTTATTTTTGAAAAGGCGAAAAAGCAGTATGGAGAATCCAGCTTAACCAAAGAAGACATATTTTATTATGTTTACGGCATACTTCATTGTCCTAATTACCGCAAGACCTTTTCAAACGACCTAAAAAAGATGCTCCCCAGAATACCTTTAGTTGAAAATATTACCGATTTTTGGAGTTTTAGCAAAGCTGGGCGAAAATTAGCAAATCTTCACCTGAATTATGAGACTGTTCCACCATGCTCTGATGTGAAGGTCACGGGCACTGAAGGTGAATATTTCATAGTTAATAAGATGAAATTCCCGAAAAAAGGCCAAAAGGACACTATCATCTACAACAATACCATCTCAATTACAGAAATACCAGACAAGGCATATCAATACATAGTAAATGGAAAAAGTGCCGTTGAATGGATAATGGAACGATACCAGATAAGCACTCATAAAGACAGCGGAATTACAAATGACCCAAATGATTGGGCTAAAGAAGTAGGTAATCCCCGTTATATCTTAGATTTGCTTCTCAGTGTTATCAATGTCAGTGTGCAGACGGTTGATATTGTGGATGGGTTGCCAGAGCTGAAATTTGAGTAA
- a CDS encoding type II restriction endonuclease translates to MKYIPYYRENNVQESETFTFFLENLKPSIKVWDYFVNWEKVNGNMVDIKVELNILNSLIGSRNLENDFINLVRKYPNTIKVLPIILAVRENSLQIIKDYQNNDMSYLEFDFSQKASLDYSSAAKYFNFIEQSGLIDLFSGEKIKNFVDYTFGVEVGLDSNGRKNRGGKLMENILEVFILDFVQKNKNLDYLSEATPQKIMQKWGKKIKYEKSSRKFDFAIYNKKTGNIIIIESNFYNGGGSKLKSVCGEFRQLFDELQKQNIELIWITDGKGWLTTKRPLEESFNHNNYIFNLKMISEGILGNII, encoded by the coding sequence ATGAAATACATACCTTACTATAGAGAGAATAATGTCCAAGAATCTGAAACATTTACATTTTTCCTCGAAAATTTAAAACCATCAATCAAAGTATGGGATTATTTCGTTAATTGGGAAAAAGTCAATGGAAACATGGTGGATATTAAAGTTGAATTGAATATCTTAAATTCTCTTATTGGTTCGAGAAATCTTGAAAATGATTTCATAAATCTAGTTCGTAAATATCCTAACACAATAAAGGTTTTACCGATTATATTAGCGGTAAGAGAGAATTCACTTCAAATAATAAAGGATTACCAAAATAATGATATGTCATACTTAGAGTTCGATTTTTCCCAAAAGGCCTCTCTGGATTATTCATCAGCAGCGAAATACTTCAATTTCATAGAACAAAGTGGATTAATTGATTTGTTCAGTGGTGAAAAAATCAAAAATTTTGTTGATTATACCTTTGGCGTGGAAGTAGGCCTCGACTCAAATGGAAGAAAGAATCGAGGAGGGAAATTGATGGAAAATATCTTAGAGGTATTTATTTTAGATTTCGTTCAAAAAAATAAAAATTTGGATTATCTATCTGAAGCCACGCCACAGAAGATTATGCAAAAATGGGGAAAAAAAATTAAGTATGAGAAATCGTCTCGTAAGTTTGATTTTGCTATTTATAACAAAAAAACTGGGAATATCATTATTATCGAATCTAATTTCTACAATGGTGGCGGATCAAAATTAAAATCTGTTTGTGGTGAATTTCGACAATTGTTCGATGAATTGCAGAAACAAAATATCGAATTGATTTGGATTACCGATGGCAAAGGCTGGCTGACGACAAAAAGACCATTAGAAGAGAGTTTTAATCACAACAATTACATTTTTAATCTAAAAATGATAAGTGAGGGCATATTAGGAAATATTATTTAA
- a CDS encoding DNA adenine methylase, which yields MLRPVVKWAGGKRQILPEIVKRLPINWDVYYEPFIGGAALLIELNNSKKINKAIISDINLELINLYNVIKKSPEDLLQELQSGKYQNDQEIFYQFRDHFNEIKAKDEFDIERASIFIYLNRHCFNGLWRVNKKNNYNVPFGRYKNPKLADNKMIHGLSQLFQKVNIRNEDFEVVVADAKEGDFVYFDPPYMPLSDTAHFTNYTSNGFSYDDQVRLAETYKRLAEKGVSVMLSNSDAPAIHELYGDFNISVIRANRSINSDASKRTGVTEVIVTNYPVKTDEIHTLL from the coding sequence ATGCTACGACCGGTAGTTAAATGGGCAGGCGGAAAACGGCAAATACTTCCCGAAATTGTAAAAAGATTGCCAATAAATTGGGATGTATATTATGAACCATTTATTGGTGGTGCTGCTTTACTAATTGAATTGAATAATTCTAAAAAAATCAACAAAGCGATAATTTCAGATATTAATTTGGAATTAATTAATTTATATAATGTAATTAAAAAATCGCCCGAAGATCTCCTTCAGGAACTACAATCGGGGAAATATCAAAATGACCAAGAAATATTTTACCAGTTCCGTGATCACTTCAATGAAATAAAAGCCAAAGATGAATTTGATATTGAACGCGCTTCAATTTTTATTTATTTAAATCGTCACTGTTTCAACGGTCTTTGGCGTGTCAATAAAAAAAATAACTACAATGTGCCTTTTGGTCGATATAAAAACCCCAAATTGGCTGACAATAAAATGATTCATGGCTTGAGTCAGTTATTCCAGAAAGTAAATATTCGGAATGAAGATTTTGAGGTTGTAGTTGCTGATGCAAAGGAAGGGGATTTTGTATATTTCGATCCGCCTTACATGCCTCTATCTGATACAGCACATTTTACTAATTACACCTCAAATGGTTTCTCTTATGACGATCAGGTAAGACTTGCTGAAACATATAAACGCCTTGCCGAAAAAGGGGTTTCTGTAATGCTGAGTAATTCTGATGCACCAGCCATCCATGAACTCTATGGGGACTTCAATATCTCAGTAATACGAGCAAATCGATCAATAAATAGTGACGCAAGTAAAAGAACTGGAGTGACAGAAGTCATTGTTACTAATTATCCGGTGAAAACAGATGAAATACATACCTTACTATAG